One sulfur-oxidizing endosymbiont of Gigantopelta aegis genomic region harbors:
- a CDS encoding putative bifunctional diguanylate cyclase/phosphodiesterase: MPITLLLGLLVLFNFVLYWIFRSNVHIQRKSKARLAFQATHDELTQLPNRRYLMDKFHEWKKQYHDQFSILFIDLNNFKAINDIHGHSVGDRVLIAIAERIKVSCQNSLKIRQGGDEFIILNHHVEAEEIVKLSMRCLSELKKPIIIDGLEFVVSASIGTATAPQNGIDVDELLRKADMAMYEAKRTQSGMYAFSERLDEMQQRKAIIEAELGHALERQEFYQPQVDAINHSLVGIETLIRWQNPKLGHVSPEEFIAVAEATGQIIEIGLYVLKTALHEISDLYQAADVEDDIRLSVNVSVRQLLSENFLQQFFEINIAFINSSIKLVVEITENLFIDDVDKAIAILESLQKAGIEISLDDFGTGYSSLNVLNKLPINELKIDKSFIRDILLDEQDKQLVRSIIDLGKSLCIPVLAEGVEEKEQADILNKYGCDLFQGYYFSRPLKKADLRQYIFNSELPA; encoded by the coding sequence ATGCCCATCACCCTATTATTAGGCTTGCTGGTTTTATTTAATTTTGTTTTGTATTGGATTTTCCGCTCTAATGTTCATATTCAAAGAAAATCCAAAGCCCGTCTCGCCTTTCAGGCAACCCATGATGAATTAACTCAGTTACCGAATCGTCGTTATTTGATGGATAAATTTCATGAATGGAAGAAGCAATATCATGATCAATTTTCCATCTTGTTTATTGATTTAAATAATTTTAAGGCCATTAATGATATCCATGGTCATAGTGTTGGTGATCGGGTGCTGATTGCCATCGCAGAAAGAATTAAAGTGAGCTGTCAGAATAGCTTGAAAATTCGTCAGGGCGGTGATGAATTTATTATTTTAAATCATCATGTTGAAGCAGAGGAAATCGTCAAATTATCCATGCGATGTCTATCTGAATTAAAGAAACCGATCATAATTGATGGCTTGGAATTTGTCGTTAGTGCCAGCATTGGTACGGCTACAGCCCCTCAAAATGGTATAGATGTTGATGAATTACTAAGAAAAGCAGACATGGCGATGTATGAGGCCAAGCGCACTCAATCGGGAATGTATGCTTTTTCTGAAAGACTGGATGAAATGCAACAGCGTAAGGCTATTATTGAAGCTGAATTAGGTCATGCACTGGAAAGGCAGGAGTTTTATCAGCCTCAGGTCGATGCTATCAATCATTCTTTGGTAGGTATTGAGACCCTCATTCGTTGGCAAAACCCTAAGTTAGGCCATGTGTCACCAGAAGAGTTTATTGCCGTTGCTGAAGCGACGGGACAAATCATTGAAATTGGTTTGTATGTATTGAAGACAGCATTGCACGAAATTTCAGATCTTTATCAGGCTGCTGACGTTGAAGATGATATTCGTTTATCCGTTAATGTTTCTGTTCGGCAATTATTGAGTGAGAATTTTCTGCAACAATTTTTTGAAATCAATATCGCCTTTATCAATTCCTCAATTAAACTGGTGGTTGAAATTACTGAAAACCTCTTTATTGATGATGTTGATAAGGCAATTGCTATTTTAGAAAGCCTTCAAAAAGCAGGCATTGAAATTTCCTTAGACGATTTTGGAACGGGCTATTCATCATTAAATGTATTGAATAAACTACCCATTAATGAACTTAAAATTGATAAGAGCTTTATTCGAGATATTCTTTTGGATGAACAGGATAAGCAATTGGTTCGCAGTATTATTGACCTGGGTAAAAGCCTGTGCATTCCTGTTCTGGCTGAAGGCGTGGAAGAAAAGGAACAGGCTGATATACTTAATAAGTATGGCTGTGATTTATTTCAGGGTTATTATTTTTCCCGTCCGTTAAAAAAGGCTGACCTTAGACAATATATCTTTAACTCAGAATTGCCTGCCTAA
- the pgaD gene encoding poly-beta-1,6-N-acetyl-D-glucosamine biosynthesis protein PgaD codes for MTKQKKPLIINRPDLMSMRQKYANNTLKLLFVLSGIYLIVPIITFIIWYLAFVFFQQHILLLEGYKEYKTMTSVWYLIIIAAFSLMFILWSLGNLYFKRRKSKSIHNTDLSIEASSDYYQVPLESVKQFRKQKVMQVSFDDKGNINHIE; via the coding sequence ATGACTAAGCAAAAAAAACCACTGATCATTAATCGCCCGGACTTAATGTCTATGAGGCAGAAATATGCCAATAACACCTTGAAATTACTTTTTGTGCTCTCAGGTATTTATCTGATTGTTCCCATAATCACTTTTATTATCTGGTATCTTGCCTTTGTGTTTTTTCAGCAACATATACTCTTATTAGAAGGCTATAAAGAATATAAAACCATGACCTCGGTCTGGTATCTCATTATTATTGCCGCATTTAGTCTGATGTTTATTCTCTGGTCTTTGGGCAATCTTTATTTCAAGCGACGCAAAAGTAAAAGCATACATAATACCGACTTAAGCATTGAAGCCAGTAGTGACTACTATCAAGTGCCGCTTGAATCAGTTAAACAATTTAGAAAACAAAAAGTAATGCAGGTGAGTTTTGATGACAAGGGTAATATCAACCATATCGAATAA
- the pgaB gene encoding poly-beta-1,6-N-acetyl-D-glucosamine N-deacetylase PgaB: MKTKFIRQLVLLCTVIYISLVNVYATNTHFTAICYHDVKTITQGDLGPDQYAISPENLLAQFEWLKKNNYQAISFDDLIAAREGKKSLPPKAVLLTFDDGYISFYTKIYPLLKLYNFPAVFAIVGKWLETPRDGNVQYGKKSISREHFLSWAQLKEMQASGLVEVASHSFNLHRGILANPQKNTQPAAISRQYYSRSQHYETDKTYLHRIKNDLKKNSNLITQKLGKPPRVMVWPYGAYNKKTVQIAKELGMPFNLSLDTELELKRKNSITDLSLINRELIIANPNARDLAYMLNTNKKPNPERVIHVDLDYIYDTSAEQQEKNLNQLLDRIKQFNVNTVYLQAFADPDGDGNVNALYFPNRHLPMRADLFNRVAWQLRTRANVNVYAWIPVMAFDFGESYFSKYGVKELKDGQLISTSAAYKRLSPFYPQVRKIINEIYSDLAKHTNFYGILYHDDAYYTDFEDFSEAALNWYQQRGIIQSPQAIIAQPALLKKLAKLKTAFLIQFTHELSDSIRQYRPTIKTARNMYARPVLEQDSEVWFAQNLEQFVQNYDTTAIMAMPWMEKATDPHLWLAELTEVVKQRIEKKNISKVLFELQAMDWNTSQPIDTQIMAAQVNFLLRHGINNIGYYPDDFQNNHPNIEQLKKQFSLQTFPYNQP; encoded by the coding sequence ATGAAAACAAAATTTATTCGACAGCTTGTATTACTCTGCACAGTCATTTATATATCACTGGTCAATGTTTATGCGACTAATACTCATTTTACGGCCATTTGCTATCATGATGTCAAAACAATCACCCAGGGTGATCTGGGTCCCGATCAATATGCGATCAGTCCAGAAAATTTATTAGCACAATTTGAATGGCTGAAAAAAAATAATTATCAAGCTATTAGCTTCGATGATCTAATTGCCGCCAGAGAAGGAAAAAAATCACTACCACCCAAAGCAGTCTTACTCACCTTTGATGATGGCTATATTAGTTTTTATACTAAAATTTACCCACTGCTCAAACTCTATAATTTCCCTGCGGTCTTTGCCATTGTCGGAAAGTGGCTAGAAACACCCCGTGATGGCAATGTGCAATATGGAAAGAAAAGCATTTCACGTGAGCATTTTCTCAGTTGGGCACAACTCAAAGAAATGCAAGCCTCGGGGCTTGTTGAAGTGGCGTCTCATAGTTTTAATCTACATCGCGGTATTCTGGCCAATCCACAAAAAAACACTCAGCCTGCTGCCATTAGCCGACAGTATTATAGTCGCTCACAACATTATGAAACCGATAAAACTTATCTACACCGTATTAAAAACGATCTTAAGAAAAATTCCAATTTAATTACCCAAAAATTAGGCAAGCCGCCACGTGTCATGGTTTGGCCCTATGGTGCTTATAATAAAAAAACCGTTCAAATAGCCAAAGAACTTGGCATGCCCTTTAACTTAAGCCTGGATACGGAATTAGAACTAAAAAGAAAGAATTCCATCACTGATTTAAGTTTAATCAATAGAGAATTAATTATCGCCAATCCAAATGCCCGCGATCTGGCCTATATGCTTAACACCAACAAGAAACCAAATCCTGAAAGAGTAATTCATGTTGATTTGGACTATATTTATGATACCTCAGCAGAGCAACAGGAAAAAAATCTCAATCAGCTATTGGACAGAATCAAACAATTTAATGTCAATACGGTCTATTTACAGGCCTTTGCTGATCCTGATGGTGATGGCAATGTGAATGCCTTGTATTTTCCTAATCGTCACCTGCCGATGCGTGCAGACTTATTTAATCGAGTTGCCTGGCAATTACGCACTCGTGCCAATGTCAATGTCTATGCTTGGATACCGGTGATGGCATTTGATTTTGGCGAGTCTTATTTTTCTAAATATGGCGTAAAAGAACTGAAAGATGGCCAGTTAATAAGCACCTCAGCCGCTTATAAGCGGCTATCTCCTTTTTATCCTCAGGTTAGAAAAATCATTAATGAAATTTATAGTGATTTAGCAAAACACACTAATTTTTATGGCATTTTATATCATGATGATGCTTATTATACTGATTTTGAAGACTTCTCCGAGGCGGCTCTCAATTGGTATCAACAACGGGGGATCATTCAAAGCCCTCAGGCGATCATTGCTCAGCCAGCACTATTAAAAAAACTGGCCAAACTCAAAACGGCGTTTCTGATTCAATTTACCCATGAGTTAAGTGATAGCATTCGACAGTATCGCCCGACCATTAAAACGGCGAGAAACATGTATGCCCGTCCCGTGTTGGAACAAGACAGTGAAGTCTGGTTTGCACAAAATTTGGAACAATTTGTGCAAAATTATGACACCACAGCCATTATGGCCATGCCCTGGATGGAAAAAGCCACTGATCCACATCTCTGGTTAGCAGAGTTAACAGAAGTTGTTAAGCAACGTATTGAAAAGAAAAACATCAGCAAAGTACTGTTTGAATTACAAGCGATGGACTGGAATACCTCCCAGCCCATTGACACCCAAATTATGGCGGCACAGGTTAATTTTCTATTGCGTCATGGGATCAATAATATCGGCTATTACCCCGATGATTTTCAAAACAATCATCCCAATATCGAACAATTAAAAAAACAATTTTCCTTACAAACCTTTCCCTATAATCAGCCTTAG
- the pgaA gene encoding poly-beta-1,6 N-acetyl-D-glucosamine export porin PgaA has product MVFRSTLFSSGILGIVLLFCSQSASALRLYSQEQYQLARDRAVAEAKAGNHQSALVTLQRLLRLEPDNIGALNDYITILIWDKQYQQALDYFPKLKLNETPEYVLRSLIIAADKLKQQATIQQLLAVYFTKYPIVPQDTPAAIRGKTKSELVFLTRQAGMNQTALVILQQLLKEQPENQAYLADYINTLYLEQHYQQALDAGKAIDFNHAPEFVFDALIASAKKLNDHTLEQSLLTKYQQRFNHSFISNISKVKQREAKKIAPQQKNIPQKKSVQQQTHLSQQLKKASTFLKQKNYQQAKKILMPLYLSGQFLSEKHSSAINNEQIQLLIRYFDSQKDYQKTAYLYQVQLNKIPHSDSKDYAELNKQLVLNLFYAGAPFLALDKLAATPSVLTAKEMNKITTDTYALQLRWSVYQPAAEESSDEAKEKVTQLLASAIANSTESNDHYNQLRLQYDYIIALKQTEQMQAIIDQYQALQANSQALPDYVLNAVADAYLALQQPLIAEQMYVDLLSRQKDNLALMRSLAYAYLDQGKTTEAIHLIQTRNENTPIWRKDHSGDITKNNDEKLQVEILQANIFAYADDLDGSQTRFENMRNNAPNNLELIDNLAQVYRWRGWPETSARALQLAHTIEPDYLYAQINHTYNLIETQQFAKAEQNLAQLSNKGDHQYALQKLQKDWDLINKRQFLSWVDVGDSDSKNQASQSNYGNSDMSIESYLYDALYDNKYRPYIHQFFSQSDFTEGKDQYERLGIGVEYRQQRNTTQIELSDSYTSRSDPGISINSEQWFNDYLQLAIGYNSFSNNVPVRAYFHDIDGLDYRLSGQWRFNELSSINSGFEILDYSDGNQRDSWSLSFSHRLINQPNYKMQITPNYFQSKNSQPGGPYFAPKSDKSYGINIRNEWLSYKMSDKQFKQILELDLGKYEQETFNTETTTSFLYQHEWILNKTLSFSYGLKVSRNYYDGDKEKRKSAFASLNWLF; this is encoded by the coding sequence GTGGTATTTCGAAGTACATTATTTTCTAGTGGTATTTTAGGCATTGTATTACTTTTTTGTTCACAATCTGCCTCTGCCCTGCGTCTTTACTCCCAGGAACAATATCAGCTTGCCCGTGATCGAGCTGTTGCCGAAGCTAAAGCCGGGAATCACCAAAGTGCCTTAGTCACCCTCCAACGCCTACTCAGATTAGAGCCTGATAATATCGGTGCGCTCAATGATTACATCACCATCCTAATTTGGGACAAACAATATCAACAAGCATTAGATTATTTTCCCAAGCTCAAACTAAATGAAACGCCTGAATACGTTTTACGCTCACTTATTATAGCTGCTGATAAATTGAAACAACAGGCTACAATTCAACAATTACTAGCAGTCTATTTCACTAAATACCCTATCGTGCCACAGGATACACCCGCAGCAATCCGAGGAAAAACAAAATCTGAGTTAGTTTTTCTTACCCGTCAGGCAGGGATGAACCAAACCGCCTTGGTGATTTTACAACAACTGCTCAAAGAGCAGCCTGAAAACCAAGCCTATCTTGCTGACTATATTAATACGCTCTATTTGGAGCAACACTATCAGCAGGCTCTCGATGCAGGGAAAGCCATTGATTTTAACCATGCACCTGAATTTGTCTTTGATGCTCTTATTGCCAGTGCTAAAAAACTCAATGATCATACATTAGAACAGAGCTTATTAACAAAATATCAGCAACGTTTTAACCACAGTTTCATCTCTAATATTTCTAAAGTAAAACAACGAGAAGCAAAAAAAATAGCACCACAACAAAAAAATATACCGCAGAAAAAAAGTGTTCAGCAGCAAACACACTTATCTCAACAGTTAAAAAAAGCGAGCACTTTTCTCAAACAAAAAAACTATCAACAGGCAAAAAAAATATTAATGCCACTTTATCTTTCCGGTCAGTTTTTATCTGAGAAACATAGCAGCGCAATTAACAATGAACAAATACAATTATTAATTCGTTATTTTGATAGTCAAAAAGATTATCAAAAAACTGCTTATCTCTATCAAGTGCAACTGAACAAAATACCCCACTCTGATAGCAAAGATTATGCCGAACTCAACAAGCAATTAGTATTAAATTTATTCTATGCCGGTGCTCCCTTTTTAGCTCTGGATAAATTGGCCGCAACACCCTCGGTACTCACGGCGAAAGAAATGAACAAAATAACAACTGACACCTATGCCTTACAACTGCGTTGGAGCGTTTATCAACCCGCAGCAGAGGAGTCTTCAGATGAGGCCAAAGAAAAAGTAACTCAATTATTAGCCTCTGCAATAGCAAATTCAACTGAGTCAAATGATCACTATAATCAATTACGACTCCAATATGATTATATTATCGCTTTAAAACAAACCGAACAAATGCAAGCGATTATTGACCAATACCAAGCATTACAGGCCAACTCACAAGCCTTGCCTGATTATGTCCTAAATGCTGTTGCGGATGCCTATCTTGCCTTACAGCAACCCTTAATCGCAGAGCAAATGTATGTAGACTTGTTGTCACGCCAAAAGGATAATTTAGCCCTAATGCGTTCACTGGCCTATGCCTATCTGGATCAAGGCAAAACCACTGAAGCAATCCATCTCATCCAAACACGCAATGAAAACACCCCTATATGGCGTAAAGATCATAGTGGTGACATCACTAAAAATAATGACGAGAAATTACAAGTAGAAATACTACAGGCCAATATTTTTGCTTATGCCGATGATCTGGACGGTTCTCAAACACGCTTTGAAAACATGCGCAATAATGCCCCGAACAATCTTGAGCTCATTGATAATTTAGCACAAGTTTATCGCTGGCGTGGCTGGCCAGAAACATCAGCACGAGCATTACAACTTGCTCACACCATAGAGCCTGATTATTTATATGCACAAATTAATCACACTTATAATTTAATCGAGACACAACAATTCGCTAAAGCAGAACAAAACTTAGCACAGCTGAGTAATAAAGGGGATCATCAATATGCACTCCAAAAATTACAAAAAGACTGGGACTTAATCAATAAACGCCAGTTTTTAAGCTGGGTCGATGTTGGTGATTCTGATTCAAAAAATCAAGCTAGCCAGAGTAATTATGGTAATTCAGATATGAGCATCGAATCTTATCTCTATGATGCCCTGTATGATAATAAATATCGTCCCTACATACATCAATTTTTCAGCCAATCTGATTTTACTGAAGGCAAGGATCAATATGAGCGCCTGGGTATCGGCGTTGAATATCGCCAACAACGCAATACCACCCAAATTGAACTCAGTGACTCCTATACCAGTCGTAGTGATCCCGGTATTTCTATCAATAGTGAACAATGGTTTAATGATTATTTACAACTTGCCATAGGCTATAATTCCTTTAGCAACAATGTCCCCGTCCGGGCTTATTTTCATGATATTGATGGGCTTGATTATCGTCTTTCCGGTCAGTGGCGTTTTAATGAACTCAGCAGTATCAATAGTGGTTTTGAAATTTTGGATTACTCTGATGGTAACCAACGTGATAGCTGGTCATTGTCATTTTCTCATCGGCTCATTAACCAGCCTAATTATAAAATGCAAATTACGCCTAATTATTTTCAATCAAAAAATAGTCAGCCCGGAGGCCCTTACTTTGCCCCAAAAAGTGATAAGTCTTATGGCATCAACATCAGAAATGAATGGCTGAGTTATAAAATGAGCGACAAACAATTTAAACAAATCCTTGAATTAGACCTGGGTAAATACGAACAAGAAACGTTTAATACAGAAACAACAACAAGCTTTCTATATCAACATGAATGGATTTTGAATAAAACACTCAGCTTCAGCTACGGGCTCAAAGTCAGTCGAAATTATTACGATGGCGATAAAGAAAAACGAAAATCGGCCTTTGCCTCTTTAAATTGGTTATTTTAA
- a CDS encoding PEP/pyruvate-binding domain-containing protein: MKSSERGPFVNVRWFCQDGSVLPPKAYACRDHGGGFQHGNYSQQTKTLRSKGYYIANFLAGIDAKAFIQNDTFIDQYNQILIEKFLGHLDNGWILRKAQFYRGAIQEEDERAGARNLLMELSGQPAWISHRYLGLRSGVRLLPHGKDTASMQKMRQLAASLSDSDRGFKKIRIKIHGSPDASDAQMVRDYVTEKQPEDKAPYLELVDEIDAIYKASPLSDTLRADAKIYSGAPWLQDFLRKMADDLEKNDLENNSSTIKQYQITATALADMREFMPRIKSASARLRLLDLSLIIEAHNFKSSTELHKVLDKMTRSERLSLLENIAQASYGAGIINQRSYAQIKQSIESLNKDKIALKQYINELNYLARVPGWGTQGMRFQFYASMQKLGAIEPLSFHFIQDQLRGSPLMFFSQVLNDLSIDVNHLSGVKHSIFGKKTGIGFHALNPGFVRGTLHTDIRLENIAAIKPDGIYLLPETVSDLPPLSGIITAGEGNPLSHVQLLARNLGIPNVTISEDLIASLEQHNGEIIVMAVSPLGLVEIMSDSPKWREYFNKDSNKDNIRIRPDLEKLDVKFREFINLKELRAKDSGRIVGPKAAKLGELKHIYPDKVANGLAIPFGIFRASVLDKPYKNTSKTVYQWMLEQYDIIRSLESKPAQHEQKSEAFRAELYDIIMHSKMSDALIASFRKAMQDAFGTTNLGVFVRSDTNVEDLPGFTGAGLNLTMPNVIGFDNLINAINDVWASPFTKRAFAWRQSHMEKPQYVYPSILLLRSVDNEKSGVMVTEDITTGARDIISVAVNEGVGGAVDGQSAESLRININDGSVKVLATATAPLRRQAASTGGVVALPVSGSDTILQPDEIKQLIAFAKKLVTSQ; this comes from the coding sequence ATGAAGTCCTCTGAACGGGGGCCCTTTGTCAATGTCAGGTGGTTTTGTCAGGATGGCAGTGTGTTACCGCCTAAGGCTTATGCTTGTAGAGATCATGGTGGTGGTTTCCAGCATGGAAATTATAGCCAACAGACTAAAACCTTAAGAAGCAAAGGCTATTATATTGCTAATTTTCTAGCGGGTATTGATGCTAAGGCATTCATTCAAAATGATACATTTATAGATCAGTACAATCAGATATTAATAGAAAAATTTCTAGGCCATCTTGATAATGGTTGGATTTTAAGAAAAGCACAGTTTTATCGTGGCGCCATTCAGGAAGAAGATGAGCGTGCAGGGGCAAGGAATTTGCTCATGGAACTCAGTGGTCAGCCAGCATGGATCAGCCATCGCTACTTAGGGCTTCGTAGCGGCGTCAGGCTTTTACCCCATGGCAAAGATACCGCCTCTATGCAAAAAATGCGGCAATTAGCGGCATCATTGTCTGATAGTGATCGTGGTTTCAAAAAAATTCGGATAAAAATTCATGGTTCACCCGATGCCAGTGATGCGCAGATGGTGAGAGACTATGTGACAGAGAAACAACCTGAAGACAAGGCGCCTTACCTAGAGCTAGTCGATGAAATTGATGCTATTTATAAAGCCTCCCCTTTATCAGACACTTTAAGAGCCGATGCAAAAATTTATTCTGGTGCGCCCTGGTTACAAGATTTTTTGCGTAAAATGGCGGATGACTTAGAAAAAAATGATTTAGAGAATAATAGCTCCACTATCAAACAGTATCAAATAACGGCCACTGCCCTGGCTGATATGCGTGAGTTCATGCCTAGAATAAAAAGCGCGAGTGCACGTTTACGTTTATTAGACTTAAGCTTGATCATTGAGGCGCATAATTTCAAATCCAGTACTGAACTACATAAAGTGCTGGATAAAATGACTAGAAGCGAACGCTTATCCTTATTAGAAAATATCGCTCAGGCAAGTTATGGTGCAGGCATCATCAACCAAAGAAGTTATGCGCAAATAAAACAGTCGATTGAATCACTGAATAAAGACAAAATTGCTTTAAAACAATATATCAATGAGCTTAATTATTTAGCCAGAGTGCCCGGCTGGGGAACCCAAGGCATGCGTTTTCAATTTTATGCTTCGATGCAAAAACTGGGGGCAATTGAACCCTTGAGTTTTCACTTTATTCAAGATCAACTTCGTGGCAGCCCATTAATGTTTTTCTCTCAGGTGCTCAATGATTTGAGTATTGATGTCAATCACCTCTCCGGCGTTAAACACAGTATCTTTGGTAAAAAAACCGGTATTGGTTTTCATGCGCTTAATCCGGGATTTGTGAGGGGGACATTACATACCGATATCCGTCTGGAAAACATTGCTGCTATTAAACCCGATGGCATTTATTTGCTGCCCGAAACAGTTTCCGACCTGCCACCCTTATCAGGAATTATTACGGCGGGTGAGGGCAATCCACTTTCTCATGTGCAGTTGCTGGCAAGAAATCTGGGTATTCCCAATGTGACTATTAGTGAAGATTTAATTGCGTCATTAGAACAGCACAATGGTGAGATTATCGTGATGGCGGTTTCACCTTTGGGTTTGGTTGAGATCATGTCTGATAGTCCTAAGTGGCGTGAGTACTTTAATAAGGATAGCAATAAGGACAATATTCGCATCCGTCCTGATTTGGAAAAGCTGGATGTTAAATTTCGTGAGTTTATCAATTTAAAAGAACTTAGAGCAAAAGACTCCGGTCGAATAGTAGGCCCTAAGGCGGCAAAACTAGGTGAACTTAAACATATTTATCCTGATAAAGTGGCCAATGGTCTGGCCATTCCCTTTGGCATTTTCCGTGCTTCGGTATTGGATAAACCCTATAAAAATACCTCAAAAACTGTCTATCAGTGGATGTTAGAGCAGTATGATATTATTCGTTCATTAGAATCAAAGCCTGCACAACATGAACAGAAATCAGAAGCCTTCAGGGCTGAGCTTTATGATATTATCATGCACTCAAAAATGAGCGATGCACTGATAGCGTCGTTTAGAAAGGCCATGCAAGATGCGTTTGGAACCACTAACTTAGGCGTCTTTGTGCGTTCAGATACCAATGTTGAAGACTTGCCGGGTTTTACGGGGGCAGGTTTAAATCTGACCATGCCTAATGTGATTGGTTTTGATAATTTAATTAATGCCATTAATGATGTCTGGGCCTCGCCTTTTACCAAGCGTGCTTTTGCCTGGCGTCAATCACACATGGAAAAGCCGCAATATGTTTATCCTTCTATTTTATTATTGCGCTCGGTTGATAATGAAAAATCAGGTGTGATGGTGACTGAAGATATCACTACAGGGGCACGAGATATTATTTCTGTTGCGGTAAATGAGGGTGTTGGAGGTGCTGTGGATGGCCAATCAGCCGAGTCTTTACGCATTAATATCAATGATGGCTCGGTGAAAGTGCTGGCAACAGCCACAGCGCCTCTGAGACGACAAGCTGCATCAACGGGTGGAGTAGTGGCATTGCCTGTCAGCGGCTCTGATACCATATTACAGCCTGATGAAATTAAACAATTAATTGCGTTTGCTAAAAAACTTGTAACTTCTCAATAA
- a CDS encoding IS66 family transposase, protein MRAEKLPHKPLSVIEQSHQTCFDNEEAWKYYLQNNSIITQRHVRIATEGALLGALINSGFPSDLVIVSDDAGQFDILLHALCWIHADRVFQRILPLNERHDKELNWVHTQIWELFYDLKQYKLEPDDPLKSAIAEHFDELCRTKTSFETLNQALKRLARNKTELLLVLERPDIPLHNNLSENDIREYVIKRKISGSTRSKDGQLCRDTFVSLKKTCLKQGISFWDFINDRISKRNLIPYLPELLKGKVCAV, encoded by the coding sequence ATGAGAGCAGAAAAATTACCTCACAAGCCATTGAGCGTTATTGAACAAAGTCATCAGACTTGCTTTGATAATGAAGAAGCCTGGAAATACTATCTGCAGAACAATAGTATCATAACACAACGGCATGTTCGCATTGCCACAGAAGGCGCTTTACTGGGGGCATTAATTAACAGTGGCTTTCCAAGTGATTTGGTGATTGTGAGTGATGATGCAGGACAATTTGATATTTTGTTGCACGCATTATGTTGGATACATGCAGACAGAGTGTTTCAGCGGATACTACCACTCAATGAGCGACATGATAAAGAACTGAACTGGGTACATACTCAGATTTGGGAACTATTTTATGATCTCAAACAATATAAACTTGAGCCAGATGATCCGTTGAAGTCAGCGATTGCTGAACATTTTGATGAATTGTGCCGGACTAAAACAAGCTTTGAAACGTTGAATCAGGCACTGAAACGATTGGCAAGAAATAAAACAGAATTACTGCTGGTATTGGAACGGCCTGATATTCCTCTTCATAATAATTTGAGTGAAAATGATATTCGAGAATATGTTATTAAGCGTAAAATTAGTGGTAGTACACGCTCAAAGGATGGGCAACTTTGCAGAGATACCTTTGTCAGTTTAAAGAAAACTTGTTTGAAACAAGGAATTTCATTCTGGGATTTTATTAATGACCGGATCAGCAAGAGAAATTTGATCCCATATCTGCCTGAGTTGCTGAAAGGTAAAGTTTGTGCTGTTTAA